Proteins encoded in a region of the Pseudomonadota bacterium genome:
- the rseP gene encoding RIP metalloprotease RseP produces the protein MNSLISFILVLGLLIFVHEFGHFLFAKLFGVKVLKFSLGFGPKLLGTKYGETEYVISAFPLGGYVKMLGENPNEQMPEEEIDSDRSFSLKPVWKKFLIVAGGPAFNLFFAVFLFFMIFLFTGIPTPVDNTVVGAVSENSPAQEAGLQPGDIIQSINGNETVHWEDISVLIQQSDGAPIKLIIQRGKETLELEGKPTIQEVKNLFGETVGERLLLGISRTDEVEYEKVSIFKAFSAGLTQTWGFIYLTFMTIVKIIQNVVPASDIGGPIFIAQVAGQQLEAGWLNLFYFMGLLSVNLGILNLLPIPILDGGHLLFFSMEAVRRKPLSQRAQEMCQQVGLVLLGTLMVFVFYNDILRLFKG, from the coding sequence ATGAATTCCCTTATCTCATTTATTCTTGTCCTTGGATTATTAATTTTTGTCCATGAATTCGGTCATTTCCTTTTTGCCAAACTCTTCGGGGTAAAGGTGCTGAAATTCTCTCTGGGTTTCGGCCCCAAACTTCTTGGCACAAAATACGGTGAAACGGAATATGTCATCAGTGCCTTTCCCCTTGGCGGCTACGTCAAAATGCTTGGCGAAAACCCCAATGAACAAATGCCGGAAGAAGAAATCGACAGTGATCGCTCTTTCTCCCTGAAACCGGTCTGGAAAAAGTTTCTCATCGTCGCAGGCGGCCCGGCATTCAACCTCTTTTTTGCGGTATTTCTCTTCTTCATGATCTTTCTGTTTACCGGAATCCCGACTCCCGTTGACAACACAGTGGTCGGCGCGGTTTCTGAAAACTCACCCGCCCAGGAAGCAGGTCTCCAGCCAGGCGATATCATCCAGTCAATCAACGGCAATGAAACTGTGCATTGGGAAGATATCTCCGTTCTCATTCAACAAAGCGACGGCGCGCCGATTAAACTCATAATCCAGCGCGGCAAGGAAACCCTTGAGCTTGAGGGCAAGCCAACTATTCAGGAAGTCAAAAATCTTTTCGGCGAAACAGTGGGGGAACGCCTGCTTCTGGGGATTTCCAGAACCGACGAGGTGGAGTACGAAAAAGTTTCCATTTTCAAAGCATTTTCAGCGGGGCTGACACAAACCTGGGGATTTATTTATCTGACCTTCATGACCATTGTCAAAATCATCCAGAACGTCGTGCCGGCATCCGACATCGGCGGGCCGATCTTTATTGCCCAGGTGGCGGGTCAGCAACTGGAAGCAGGCTGGCTCAATCTCTTCTATTTTATGGGACTTTTAAGCGTCAATCTCGGGATACTCAATCTTCTGCCCATTCCGATTCTAGACGGCGGCCACCTTCTGTTCTTTTCCATGGAAGCCGTCAGACGCAAACCATTAAGCCAGCGCGCCCAGGAAATGTGCCAGCAGGTGGGACTCGTCCTCCTCGGCACCCTTATGGTTTTTGTTTTTTATAACGATATATTGCGCTTGTTCAAGGGCTGA
- the tsaB gene encoding tRNA (adenosine(37)-N6)-threonylcarbamoyltransferase complex dimerization subunit type 1 TsaB has translation MKQPSQNSPIILAIETSGLCGSVALVTEHTTLAEYSLNTSTTHSKKILVVIDQMMTTTGLDMEAIDGIAVSLGPGSFTGLRIGLSTAKGFAMATGKPLLGIPTLDAMAAQFSFTPQLICPVLDARKKEVYAALYRSDKTGKIEKISDDMVLSPEALAEKINEPVLLVGDGAKQYKELFLEKLEGNALFPAGELFFPRGSSIGMLALQSFQQNKVDPARAEPIYVRKSDAELSLGKRSTDFL, from the coding sequence ATGAAACAACCATCACAAAACTCCCCGATAATTCTTGCCATTGAGACCTCCGGCCTATGCGGCAGTGTTGCTCTGGTTACGGAGCATACAACACTTGCTGAATATTCTCTGAATACGAGCACAACCCATTCAAAGAAAATTCTTGTGGTTATCGACCAGATGATGACAACTACCGGTCTCGACATGGAAGCAATTGATGGAATTGCTGTGAGCCTCGGTCCCGGAAGCTTTACCGGCTTGCGTATCGGCCTGAGCACTGCCAAGGGTTTTGCCATGGCCACGGGCAAACCTCTTCTGGGAATTCCGACCCTGGATGCCATGGCAGCTCAGTTCTCTTTTACTCCACAGCTGATCTGCCCGGTCCTTGATGCCAGGAAAAAAGAAGTCTACGCGGCACTCTATCGATCAGATAAAACCGGCAAGATCGAAAAAATAAGCGATGACATGGTGCTATCGCCTGAAGCATTAGCAGAAAAAATCAATGAACCAGTCCTGCTTGTTGGTGATGGCGCCAAACAGTATAAAGAACTTTTTCTTGAAAAACTTGAGGGAAATGCCCTGTTTCCAGCAGGGGAACTCTTTTTCCCGAGAGGTTCGAGTATTGGGATGCTGGCACTGCAATCATTCCAGCAAAACAAAGTCGATCCGGCAAGGGCCGAGCCCATCTACGTCCGCAAATCCGATGCGGAACTCTCTTTAGGCAAACGGTCGACAGACTTTTTATAA
- a CDS encoding lysophospholipid acyltransferase family protein, with translation MKKIRHLIEIALIYFFAFFLVMLPCRIALFVGKNMGLLLYFLIARLRRKVIENIRKAISAGGISQGTNPRRIARKCFMLQGQSLVELLKIYVGLGEDIIANVAIEGVEHYQKAVATGKSVFFISGHCGNWELMNLVLGRKLGPVSFVAKRQSNPYLTDLLEKLRVKSGNTIIYKGGALVKIREELDGRGRLVILMDQDVFTDEGYKTMFVGRDACTTKMPAILARETKTASLPVFIHQQGGQHRIIIGPEMALSRLPDDEEAARQDTQSFTTAISDYIKVYPEQWFWLQERWKPLRGRVKAGTVGGFPTAEMLRELRARAKERE, from the coding sequence ATGAAGAAAATTAGACACCTTATTGAAATAGCCTTGATTTATTTCTTTGCCTTTTTTCTGGTAATGCTTCCCTGTAGGATAGCTTTATTTGTTGGAAAAAACATGGGCCTCCTGCTTTACTTCCTCATTGCTCGCCTTCGGAGAAAGGTGATTGAAAACATCCGGAAGGCGATCAGCGCAGGAGGGATTTCACAAGGAACAAATCCACGCCGGATAGCCAGAAAATGTTTTATGCTTCAGGGGCAATCCCTGGTGGAGCTGCTGAAGATCTATGTCGGCCTTGGTGAGGATATTATTGCCAATGTAGCAATAGAAGGAGTGGAGCATTACCAGAAGGCGGTGGCGACAGGAAAAAGTGTTTTTTTTATCTCCGGACATTGCGGTAATTGGGAACTGATGAATCTGGTTCTTGGCCGGAAGCTCGGCCCTGTTTCTTTTGTCGCCAAGCGACAGAGCAATCCATATTTGACAGACCTCCTTGAAAAGCTTCGCGTAAAAAGCGGCAATACGATCATTTATAAAGGCGGCGCCCTGGTAAAGATCAGGGAGGAACTGGATGGTCGTGGTCGTTTAGTCATCCTGATGGATCAGGATGTTTTTACGGATGAGGGGTATAAAACAATGTTTGTCGGGCGTGACGCCTGCACCACCAAGATGCCGGCCATTCTGGCCAGGGAAACAAAAACCGCATCCTTGCCGGTCTTTATCCACCAGCAAGGCGGTCAACACAGAATAATCATCGGTCCAGAGATGGCTCTGTCCAGACTACCCGACGATGAAGAGGCCGCACGGCAGGATACCCAGAGTTTTACAACGGCTATCAGTGATTATATCAAAGTTTACCCCGAGCAGTGGTTTTGGCTCCAGGAGAGATGGAAGCCGTTGCGGGGCAGGGTAAAGGCAGGAACGGTCGGAGGTTTTCCTACTGCGGAAATGTTAAGAGAATTACGGGCAAGAGCGAAGGAAAGAGAGTAG
- a CDS encoding FkbM family methyltransferase, with the protein MKSRFLWRAFRNRFRDNRTELNVLRKHIQPNDIVCDIGANKGSYTFWLSKWASNGKVIAFEPQKTLADYLKQATNALKLNNVVVEEKAVSAISGKACLFIPGGSVSPGASLSNAVSDRENCCKETVDVVTLDEYFPSNQRVSALKIDVEGSELDVFKGAMRILKESNPLLVFECENRHLTQGSVNDVFEFLIPLGYRGYFVFQNSLVNIKQFNSQLHQRQTGSRYWDEKDYVNNFVFLKGQS; encoded by the coding sequence ATGAAATCAAGATTTTTATGGCGGGCATTCAGAAATCGTTTCCGCGACAACAGAACTGAACTGAACGTCCTCAGAAAACATATACAGCCAAATGATATTGTCTGTGATATTGGTGCAAATAAGGGCAGCTATACGTTTTGGCTTTCAAAGTGGGCTTCCAATGGAAAAGTCATTGCATTTGAGCCCCAGAAAACTTTAGCAGATTATCTGAAACAAGCGACTAACGCATTAAAACTCAATAATGTTGTCGTTGAGGAAAAAGCGGTTTCAGCCATATCAGGTAAAGCTTGCTTATTTATCCCGGGCGGGTCGGTTTCACCGGGGGCATCATTGAGCAATGCCGTCTCAGATCGAGAAAACTGCTGCAAAGAAACAGTTGATGTTGTTACCCTTGATGAATATTTTCCAAGCAACCAGAGAGTGAGTGCCTTAAAGATTGATGTTGAGGGTTCAGAACTGGATGTTTTCAAAGGGGCAATGCGAATATTAAAAGAAAGTAACCCCCTTCTGGTTTTTGAGTGTGAAAATCGTCACCTGACACAGGGGAGTGTTAACGATGTTTTCGAGTTTTTAATTCCTTTAGGATATCGCGGCTATTTTGTTTTTCAAAATTCATTAGTCAATATTAAACAATTCAATTCACAGTTACATCAGCGGCAGACAGGGAGCCGTTATTGGGATGAAAAAGATTATGTAAATAACTTTGTATTTTTAAAGGGGCAGTCCTGA
- the hrpA gene encoding ATP-dependent RNA helicase HrpA has protein sequence MSLPDSLEKIKYPPELPITGHRQEIVDAIRAHQVLIIAGDTGSGKTTQLPKMCLEAGRGIKGMIGCTQPRRIAAVTIAARVSEELGPQGPQLVGYKIRFQDKTRKYHKIKFMTDGILLAEAQQDRYMQAYDTIIVDEAHERSLNIDFLLGMLKRLLARRKNLKVIITSATIDTEKFSKNFNNAPVIQVSGRTYPVEVRYQENGDDQDDAAYVELAVKAVGEIRRKEAPGDILVFMPTERDIRETVEALEGDLQAREPGSARQNWPKNMLIMPLFGRLSPKDQRRIFQPVTGAKIVVATNVAETSVTVPGIRYVIDTGLARISGYNPRARTTKLPISPISRASADQRKGRCGRISPGICYRLYSEESYNNRQEFTVPEILRSNLSEVILRMIYLQLGDPVSFPFVDPPSSRALKDGYNLLKELGAIDSHRRLTEHGKLMAILPLDPRISRMILEARDLNALAEVTIIAAALSIQDPRIRPVESEKEADQVHAAFADPGSDFLTLLNIWKRYMNMVDKDYTRTQRRKFCKQNFLSFQRMRELRDVHDQIVSILDDEGGFIRNTRPADPEAVHRALLSGNLRNIALKKEKNIYQGAQGKEVMIFPGSGQFGKAGQWIMAAEFVETSRLFARTVAAIKPEWIEPLAQGLTRSSYSSPHWEKKRGQVVAFEKVTLFGLVIIAKRTINYGKIKPDEARDIFIWTALIEGELAGDFSFHRQNISLIARVQGMEDRVRQRDILVDDQALYAFYDQRLPQDVWDRAGLQRFLNNKGADDFLVMKEEEIVNREPSRQLIEQFPKTLKTGEFEFTLSYRFAPGSEEDGVSVEIPLSLVPYVDPEFFEWLVPGMLLEKNIALLKGLPKNLRRQLVPIPQTAEQLVGNLTLYQGSLLSALEDAIARKFNVLVDRRHWPIGNLPDHFRMRFILLDGAGRQIKATRNFIELRGDNRQAAGDVTQAVKKQWEREDIKQWDFQDLPERIPVIGKGGALTGYFFPGLLAVDNNVSIRLFPDQQQCREETRKGLLALYLTNFQKKGAFIKDMHFSRNYWALYEGFGTHDEFNQGLVALIFNSIFDLGKGLIPDKATYEQTLTAVREKGLYSLGNQIKEVVFTALHERRKVFDCISQYESMKATPLNQSKFLEFREVAKNILPFDFFETFTVEDVLAVARYFKALCLRIERAHSDPAKDIAKAAQVQPYLARLERFEKQLKACADDFFASYEKKKDLVGQYRKMIEEFRISLFAQQMKTAFPVSEKRLEKLSMEVEKALV, from the coding sequence ATGTCTCTACCAGACTCTTTGGAAAAAATCAAATATCCTCCAGAACTTCCCATAACCGGACATCGGCAGGAGATTGTTGATGCGATCAGGGCTCATCAGGTATTGATCATTGCCGGCGACACCGGATCCGGTAAGACCACGCAGCTTCCCAAGATGTGCCTTGAAGCTGGCCGCGGCATAAAGGGCATGATCGGCTGCACCCAGCCAAGGCGGATTGCCGCAGTCACCATTGCGGCGAGGGTTTCCGAGGAATTGGGCCCACAAGGGCCACAACTTGTCGGCTACAAGATCAGGTTTCAGGATAAAACCAGAAAATATCACAAGATAAAGTTCATGACCGACGGCATCCTGCTCGCCGAAGCTCAGCAGGATCGTTATATGCAGGCTTACGATACGATCATCGTCGATGAGGCCCATGAGCGCAGTCTTAATATTGATTTCCTCCTGGGCATGTTAAAGCGCCTTCTTGCCAGGCGCAAGAATCTCAAAGTCATCATCACTTCAGCAACAATTGATACGGAAAAATTTTCGAAGAATTTCAACAATGCACCGGTTATTCAGGTGTCGGGCCGCACCTATCCTGTTGAGGTGCGCTATCAGGAAAATGGGGATGATCAGGATGATGCGGCCTATGTTGAACTGGCAGTAAAAGCAGTTGGCGAAATCCGCCGGAAAGAAGCGCCCGGAGATATACTGGTGTTCATGCCCACCGAGCGTGATATACGGGAGACCGTCGAGGCACTTGAAGGGGACTTGCAGGCAAGAGAGCCTGGCTCTGCAAGGCAGAACTGGCCGAAGAATATGCTGATCATGCCGCTTTTCGGCAGGCTGTCGCCAAAGGATCAGCGGCGCATATTCCAGCCGGTAACGGGCGCTAAAATTGTTGTTGCCACCAATGTCGCGGAAACCTCGGTGACCGTGCCCGGCATCCGCTATGTGATTGATACGGGGCTTGCCAGGATATCGGGGTATAATCCCCGGGCGCGGACCACCAAACTGCCGATCAGCCCCATATCCCGCGCCAGCGCCGATCAACGCAAAGGCCGCTGTGGTCGCATCAGCCCCGGGATCTGTTATCGGCTGTACAGTGAAGAATCATATAATAACCGGCAGGAATTCACCGTCCCGGAGATTCTGCGCTCCAATCTTTCCGAAGTAATTCTGCGGATGATCTATCTGCAGCTCGGCGATCCGGTTTCGTTTCCTTTTGTCGATCCGCCATCATCGCGGGCCCTCAAAGACGGTTATAATCTATTAAAAGAACTGGGCGCAATCGACAGTCACCGTAGGCTCACTGAGCACGGCAAGCTGATGGCGATACTTCCCCTTGATCCGAGAATTTCCAGGATGATTCTTGAGGCACGGGATCTTAATGCCCTGGCGGAAGTAACGATAATTGCCGCAGCATTGAGTATCCAGGACCCGAGAATCAGGCCCGTTGAAAGTGAAAAGGAAGCTGACCAGGTCCATGCCGCCTTTGCTGATCCTGGATCTGATTTTCTGACCCTGCTCAATATCTGGAAGCGGTACATGAACATGGTGGATAAGGACTACACAAGGACTCAGCGGCGCAAATTCTGCAAGCAGAATTTTCTTTCCTTTCAGCGGATGCGGGAGTTGCGCGATGTCCATGATCAGATTGTCTCAATCCTTGATGATGAGGGCGGCTTTATACGAAACACCCGGCCGGCAGATCCGGAAGCGGTGCACCGGGCCCTGTTAAGCGGCAATCTTCGTAATATCGCTCTCAAAAAAGAGAAAAACATCTATCAGGGGGCCCAGGGCAAAGAGGTGATGATTTTCCCGGGATCAGGCCAGTTCGGCAAAGCCGGGCAATGGATCATGGCTGCGGAATTTGTTGAGACTTCCAGGCTTTTTGCCCGGACGGTTGCGGCGATCAAACCGGAATGGATAGAGCCTCTGGCCCAGGGCCTGACAAGGTCATCCTATTCGTCACCCCACTGGGAAAAGAAGCGCGGTCAGGTTGTGGCCTTTGAAAAGGTGACACTTTTCGGCCTGGTGATCATTGCCAAGCGCACGATCAATTACGGCAAGATCAAGCCTGATGAGGCCAGGGATATTTTCATCTGGACAGCGTTGATTGAAGGGGAACTGGCCGGAGATTTTTCCTTCCACCGGCAGAACATCAGTCTGATTGCCAGGGTGCAGGGCATGGAAGACCGCGTCCGGCAGCGGGACATCCTGGTTGACGATCAGGCGTTGTATGCGTTTTACGATCAACGTCTGCCCCAGGATGTATGGGACCGGGCCGGATTGCAACGGTTTCTCAATAACAAGGGGGCGGATGATTTTCTGGTCATGAAGGAAGAGGAGATTGTCAATCGTGAACCTTCACGGCAACTGATTGAGCAATTTCCCAAAACCCTGAAGACCGGGGAATTCGAATTTACCTTATCGTACAGATTTGCCCCCGGATCTGAAGAGGACGGCGTCAGTGTCGAAATTCCTCTAAGTCTTGTGCCCTATGTTGATCCGGAATTTTTTGAATGGCTGGTCCCGGGCATGCTGCTTGAAAAAAACATTGCTCTGCTTAAAGGGCTTCCGAAGAATCTGCGCCGTCAACTGGTGCCCATTCCCCAGACTGCCGAACAACTTGTCGGCAACCTTACCCTCTATCAGGGTTCGCTTTTAAGCGCTCTGGAGGATGCTATAGCCCGGAAATTCAATGTCCTTGTTGACAGAAGGCATTGGCCCATTGGCAATCTGCCGGATCATTTTCGAATGCGTTTCATCCTCCTTGACGGGGCTGGCAGGCAGATCAAGGCAACCCGGAATTTCATCGAATTGCGGGGCGACAACCGCCAGGCTGCCGGTGATGTGACTCAGGCGGTTAAGAAGCAATGGGAGCGCGAGGACATAAAGCAGTGGGATTTTCAAGATCTTCCGGAGCGAATTCCGGTTATTGGCAAAGGCGGGGCGCTTACGGGTTATTTTTTCCCAGGCTTGCTGGCGGTTGATAACAATGTGTCGATCAGACTTTTTCCGGATCAGCAGCAATGCCGGGAAGAAACGCGCAAGGGGTTGCTCGCCCTTTATCTCACCAATTTCCAGAAGAAGGGCGCGTTCATCAAGGACATGCATTTTTCCAGGAATTACTGGGCGCTCTATGAAGGATTCGGCACCCATGATGAGTTTAATCAAGGGCTTGTCGCGTTGATTTTTAATTCAATATTCGATCTAGGGAAAGGCTTGATTCCGGATAAAGCAACTTATGAGCAGACATTGACCGCGGTCCGGGAGAAAGGTCTTTACAGCCTCGGGAACCAGATAAAGGAAGTGGTGTTCACCGCCTTGCACGAAAGACGCAAGGTATTTGATTGTATTTCCCAATATGAATCCATGAAGGCAACACCTCTTAACCAGAGCAAATTTCTGGAGTTCCGTGAGGTTGCCAAAAACATCCTGCCCTTTGATTTTTTTGAAACATTCACGGTGGAGGACGTGCTGGCCGTGGCAAGGTATTTCAAGGCCCTCTGCCTCCGTATCGAGCGCGCCCATTCCGACCCGGCAAAGGATATTGCCAAGGCAGCCCAGGTGCAACCGTATCTGGCGCGGCTTGAGCGATTTGAAAAACAGCTCAAGGCTTGCGCCGATGATTTCTTTGCCTCTTATGAAAAAAAGAAAGACCTGGTTGGCCAATATCGCAAAATGATTGAGGAGTTCAGAATTTCACTCTTTGCCCAGCAGATGAAGACCGCTTTTCCGGTTTCGGAAAAACGCCTGGAGAAATTGTCAATGGAAGTGGAAAAAGCCCTGGTCTAG
- a CDS encoding VanZ family protein: MAGIFYFSGLPGDDISLPGFFASDKILHASAYAFLAGTAIFAGHPWINRISPNRHTIALMIFCTLYGASDEIHQSFVPGRMASIGDLAADTFGAVLAILLWRCILSKKYT; the protein is encoded by the coding sequence ATGGCCGGCATCTTTTATTTTTCCGGCCTGCCCGGTGATGATATATCCCTTCCCGGCTTTTTCGCATCGGACAAAATCCTGCACGCTTCTGCCTATGCATTTCTAGCCGGCACCGCAATCTTTGCCGGACATCCGTGGATCAACAGAATATCACCGAATCGGCATACAATTGCACTAATGATTTTCTGCACGCTTTACGGCGCAAGCGACGAGATCCATCAATCCTTTGTCCCCGGGCGCATGGCAAGTATTGGCGACCTGGCGGCAGACACCTTTGGGGCGGTTCTGGCAATTTTGCTGTGGAGATGCATTTTGAGTAAAAAATACACCTAA
- a CDS encoding zinc ribbon domain-containing protein translates to MPIYEYKCQDCNNMFEALIISANDLDQIECPKCESRKVKKTISASSFRLASSSSNSIPAGALSGCSTKSGFS, encoded by the coding sequence ATGCCGATATACGAATACAAATGCCAGGACTGCAACAACATGTTCGAGGCCTTGATTATTTCTGCAAATGATCTCGATCAGATTGAATGCCCGAAATGCGAGAGCAGGAAGGTAAAGAAAACCATTTCCGCGTCGAGTTTCAGACTTGCGTCCTCAAGCTCAAACTCCATTCCCGCAGGCGCTCTATCCGGCTGCAGCACTAAATCCGGCTTTTCCTGA
- a CDS encoding Na+/H+ antiporter subunit E, with translation MQEDNLPLHVRRSPRLGRGAAFRCLFFLFLWYVLTPEGASWVLGIPAVLLAVYISLLLAPATAHTLSFIGACHFLPYFLSQSLSSGIDVSRRVLSPSLPINPGLVIYSTFLPEGSPRIFFINTISLLPGTLSADLHDNKATIHTIDKDLHVWENIQNLECRVAALFSLKTTPEGEI, from the coding sequence ATGCAAGAAGACAATCTCCCCCTTCATGTTCGCAGATCCCCCCGCCTGGGCAGAGGGGCGGCTTTTCGCTGCCTGTTTTTTTTATTTCTCTGGTACGTGCTCACCCCTGAGGGAGCAAGCTGGGTCCTCGGAATACCCGCAGTATTGCTTGCCGTATACATCAGCCTGCTGCTGGCCCCGGCAACCGCTCACACCCTGAGTTTCATCGGCGCCTGTCATTTTCTGCCATACTTCCTGTCCCAGTCGCTCTCCAGTGGAATCGACGTAAGCCGTCGCGTCCTTTCGCCCAGCTTGCCGATCAATCCCGGCCTGGTAATCTATTCGACTTTTCTGCCGGAGGGCTCCCCACGGATTTTTTTTATTAATACCATCAGTTTGCTCCCCGGCACTTTAAGCGCCGACCTCCATGACAACAAGGCGACCATTCATACTATTGATAAAGATCTTCATGTCTGGGAAAATATTCAAAACCTGGAATGTCGGGTAGCAGCCCTGTTCAGCTTAAAAACAACACCGGAGGGAGAAATTTGA
- a CDS encoding multiple resistance and pH regulation protein F codes for MSGSSPVQLKNNTGGRNLNFYILCSFILLLAIVLGLVRILKGPSAADRMMAAQLFGTCGVAILLLLEKGLAGETYLSDIALVFALLASLATTTFVHRAWSAADKEHSSGNS; via the coding sequence ATGTCGGGTAGCAGCCCTGTTCAGCTTAAAAACAACACCGGAGGGAGAAATTTGAATTTCTACATACTCTGCTCCTTTATCCTTTTGCTTGCCATTGTCCTGGGACTTGTCAGAATCCTCAAAGGCCCCAGTGCAGCTGACCGGATGATGGCGGCACAACTTTTCGGTACCTGCGGTGTCGCAATTCTTCTGCTGCTGGAGAAAGGACTGGCAGGAGAAACATACCTGTCAGATATTGCATTGGTCTTTGCCCTGCTGGCATCTCTGGCCACCACGACTTTCGTCCACCGCGCTTGGTCAGCTGCAGACAAGGAGCACTCCAGTGGGAATTCTTGA
- the mnhG gene encoding monovalent cation/H(+) antiporter subunit G, translated as MGIILIILGLPFFLSGSIGLIRLPDIYNRLHALTKADNVGLGFILLGLTLQADNLTSLFKLFFIWILVLIASSASCHLIARSAIRKGIKPWSRQ; from the coding sequence ATGGGCATTATATTGATCATTCTGGGCCTGCCCTTTTTCCTTTCAGGCTCCATCGGACTCATACGCCTGCCGGATATCTACAACCGCCTGCATGCATTGACCAAAGCCGATAATGTCGGGCTCGGCTTTATACTTCTCGGTCTGACCCTGCAGGCAGATAACCTTACAAGCCTTTTCAAACTATTCTTTATCTGGATACTGGTACTCATCGCCAGTTCAGCCTCCTGCCACCTCATCGCCCGCAGCGCAATCCGCAAAGGAATCAAACCATGGTCCCGCCAATGA
- a CDS encoding DUF4040 domain-containing protein produces MVPPMNIMLAGFDIILIASLLWLAWNILATDDIFKAVVLFISFSLLMALCWVRLHAPDVAMAEAAIGAGLTGPLFLAALRRMKRIHKSERRMDLEEKRPDQQQTAGPASGRFNPVLLMLILLLACLTGLLAVVSGILPVQTEGLGNLVADHLPRSGVTSPVTAVLLNFRGYDTLLEIMVLLVAVIGVWSLNPAPMPRQTMDTSPVQVSLVRLLAPVMTLVAFYLVWQGAARVGGAFQGGAVLGGAGVLLLVTNFTWLHAIPSRPLRLGLTLGPTVFLGIAVWCMISNGTLLAYPESSAGSLILVIETACALSIGISLTALFAGGRPNDSLSE; encoded by the coding sequence ATGGTCCCGCCAATGAACATCATGCTCGCCGGATTTGATATCATCCTGATCGCCTCGCTGCTCTGGCTTGCCTGGAACATTCTTGCAACAGATGATATTTTCAAGGCAGTTGTACTCTTTATATCTTTCAGCCTGCTCATGGCCCTTTGCTGGGTGAGGTTACATGCTCCTGATGTTGCAATGGCCGAAGCAGCAATCGGCGCAGGTCTCACCGGCCCGTTATTTCTTGCAGCCCTCAGGCGCATGAAACGTATCCATAAATCCGAACGCAGAATGGACCTGGAAGAAAAACGCCCGGATCAACAACAAACCGCCGGTCCGGCTTCCGGAAGATTCAATCCTGTATTATTGATGCTTATCCTGCTGCTTGCCTGCCTCACCGGTTTACTGGCCGTTGTCAGCGGCATCCTGCCCGTGCAGACCGAAGGGCTGGGAAACCTTGTTGCCGACCACCTGCCGCGCAGCGGCGTAACCAGTCCGGTAACCGCAGTTCTCCTTAACTTTCGCGGGTATGACACCTTGCTGGAGATAATGGTACTCCTGGTGGCGGTAATCGGCGTCTGGTCCCTGAACCCGGCACCCATGCCCAGACAGACCATGGATACCAGCCCTGTACAGGTATCCCTGGTCCGGTTACTTGCACCGGTTATGACGCTGGTGGCTTTCTATCTGGTCTGGCAGGGAGCCGCCAGAGTCGGCGGCGCCTTTCAGGGCGGAGCGGTTCTCGGCGGTGCAGGAGTCCTGTTGCTGGTTACCAATTTCACCTGGCTGCATGCCATACCTTCCCGACCGCTTCGCCTCGGCCTGACCCTGGGCCCGACAGTCTTTCTCGGCATCGCCGTCTGGTGCATGATCAGCAATGGAACCCTTCTGGCTTACCCGGAATCCTCGGCCGGTTCATTGATCCTGGTAATCGAAACAGCCTGCGCTCTTTCAATCGGCATTTCGCTCACCGCCCTTTTTGCAGGAGGAAGACCGAATGATTCTCTCTCCGAGTAA
- a CDS encoding cation:proton antiporter subunit C, whose translation MNTNLLYDLAGILLVAFGLFALIVCAHPLRKILAVNIMSTGVFLVFIATAYGTGMEAVDPVPQAMVLTGIIVSLSITALALILACRIQETTNLFRLRSEKSEDQRAIES comes from the coding sequence ATGAACACCAACCTCCTTTATGACCTTGCCGGAATACTTTTAGTCGCCTTCGGACTGTTCGCTTTGATAGTCTGCGCACACCCTTTACGGAAAATTCTGGCGGTGAACATCATGTCAACAGGGGTTTTTCTTGTTTTCATTGCAACCGCATATGGAACCGGCATGGAAGCAGTCGATCCGGTTCCGCAGGCAATGGTCCTCACCGGCATCATCGTCTCATTGAGCATCACCGCCCTGGCGCTTATTCTGGCCTGTCGAATCCAGGAAACAACCAATCTTTTCCGGCTCCGGTCAGAGAAATCCGAGGATCAGAGGGCAATTGAATCATGA